One window from the genome of Gadus macrocephalus chromosome 7, ASM3116895v1 encodes:
- the cab39l gene encoding calcium-binding protein 39-like codes for MPLFGKSHKSPVDIVRTLKENLALLVKQDKKSDKASEEVSKCLVSMKEILYGSGEKEPHTETVALLAQELYNSGLLLALVEHLAVVDFEGKKDVCQIFNNVLRRQIGTRSPTVEYLCSHQGVLFLLLKGYETPPVALNCGIMLRECIRHEPLAKVLLYSDHFPRFFTYVEMSTFDIASDAFATFKDLLTRHKVLVAEYLEQNYDAVFTEYEKLLHSENYVTKRQSLKLLGELLLDRHNFTVMTRYISKPENLKLMMNLLRDKSPNIQFEAFHVFKVFVANPNKTQPIVDILLKNQTKLIEFLGHFQKERSDDEQFNDEKTYLVKQIRDLKKPAS; via the exons ATGCCGTTGTTTGGGAAGTCCCACAAGAGCCCGGTGGACATCGTGAGGACGCTGAAGGAGAACCTCGCCCTGCTGGTGAAGCAGGACAAGAAGTCCGACAAG gcgtcGGAGGAGGTGTCCAAGTGCCTGGTGTCCATGAAGGAGATCCTCTACGGCAGCGGCGAGAAGGAGCCGCACACGGAGACGGTGGCGCTGCTGGCCCAGGAGCTGTACAACAGTGGGCTGCTGCTGGCGCTGGTGGAGCACCTGGCGGTGGTGGACTTTGAG gGTAAGAAGGACGTGTGTCAGATCTTCAACAACGTCCTGCGGCGTCAGATCGGGACCCGGAGCCCCACGGTGGAGTACCTCTGCTCCCACCAGGGGGTGCTGTTCCTCCTGCTCAAAGG ctATGAGACCCCCCCCGTGGCCCTGAACTGTGGCATCATGCTGAGGGAGTGTATCCGCCACGAGCCGTTGGCCAAGGTGCTGCTCTACTCGGACCACTTCCCACGCTTCTTCACCTATGTGGAGATGAGCACCTTCGACATCGCCTCCGATGCCTTCGCCACCTTCAAG GATCTTCTGACGCGACACAAAGTCCTGGTTGCCGAGTACCTGGAACAGAACTATGACGCA gTCTTCACAGAATATGAGAAGCTGCTTCACTCTGAGAACTACGTCACCAAGAGGCAGTCTCTGAAG CTACTGGGTGAGCTGCTACTGGACCGACACAACTTCACGGTGATGACCCGCTACATCAGCAAACCGGAGAACCTCAAGCTGATGATGAACCTGCTCCGGGACAAGAGCCCCAACATCCAGTTTGAGGCCTTCCACGTCTTTAAG GTGTTTGTGGCCAACCCCAACAAGACGCAGCCCATCGTGGACATCCTGCTGAAGAACCAGACCAAGCTGATCGAGTTCCTCGGCCACTTTCAGAAGGAGCGCAGCGACGACGAGCAGTTCAACGACGAAAAGACCTACCTGGTCAAACAGATCCGCGACCTCAAGAAGCCAGCCTCGTAG
- the LOC132460740 gene encoding guanine nucleotide exchange factor DBS-like, with amino-acid sequence MIDTPPQSPATHTVTTDCERAGPQELSVKAGDLVQLIREGEAGKWFVKDLRSATEGWVSSAILQALPSQSLTSSDGSVSGNLSTSTSYSESYTSYSDIRP; translated from the exons ATGATTGACACGCCCCCACAGAGCCCCGCGACGCACACGGTGACGACAGACTGTGAGAGGGCGGGCCCACAAGAGCTGTCCGTCAAGGCCGGAGACCTGGTTCAGCTAATCAGAGAAGGGGAGGCCGGAAAATG GTTTGTGAAGGACCTCCGCAGTGCGACGGAGGGGTGGGTGTCTTCAGCCATCCTCCAGGCCCTGCCCTCCCAGTCCCTCACCAGCTCAG ATGGCAGTGTGTCGGGGAACCtcagcacctccaccagctACAGCGAGAGCTACACCAGCTACTCCGACATCCGACCCTGA